A stretch of Cytophagales bacterium DNA encodes these proteins:
- the pckA gene encoding phosphoenolpyruvate carboxykinase (ATP) has product MQEFGLKSQTSDLKDIGIKVEEAHWNLTQAELIEEAVKQGEGNLADTGALVVKTGKFTGRAPKDKFVVEDDVTREPVWWGNVNQPISEAHFERLYSKIVGHLGDKKVYVRDMYAGADKTHRLRVRFINTFAWHNLFTYNMFLQPEDYKLESFDPNFTVICCPRFKADPETDGVNQENFAIINFKKRVILIGGTEYSGEMKKGIFSVLNFMLPHNDGVLSMHCSANMGIEKRDTAIFFGLSGTGKTTLSADPNRLLIGDDEHGWTEKNVFNFEGGCYAKVIDLSSEKEPDIWNAIKYGAIVENTVFEGASRTVDYHNSSITENTRVSYPLEHIRNAISPSIGGIPRNIFFLTCDAFGVIPPIQRLSKGQAMYHFISGYTSKVAGTEAGITEPVPAFSACFGAPFLPLHPTKYAEMLGKKMEEHDVNIWLINTGWTGGAYGVGERISLKYTRAMITAALDGVLDNVGYRTHSIFGAEIPLTCPDVPSEILSPRETWKDDQAFYKQANDLATRFNENFRKFEEFANEEIMSGAPKVNTKYV; this is encoded by the coding sequence ATGCAGGAATTTGGACTTAAATCTCAAACCTCAGATCTCAAAGACATTGGGATCAAAGTAGAAGAAGCACACTGGAATTTGACCCAGGCCGAGTTGATCGAAGAAGCGGTGAAACAAGGTGAAGGCAACCTGGCCGATACTGGTGCCCTGGTTGTTAAAACGGGTAAATTCACCGGAAGAGCTCCTAAAGACAAGTTTGTCGTTGAAGATGATGTGACCCGTGAGCCGGTCTGGTGGGGGAATGTCAACCAACCCATCTCTGAAGCTCATTTTGAGCGGCTTTACAGCAAGATCGTAGGCCACCTAGGTGATAAAAAAGTCTATGTACGAGACATGTATGCGGGTGCAGACAAGACTCATCGACTGAGAGTAAGGTTCATCAATACGTTTGCCTGGCACAACTTGTTCACCTACAACATGTTCCTGCAGCCGGAAGATTACAAATTGGAATCATTCGATCCTAATTTCACCGTGATCTGCTGTCCAAGGTTCAAAGCGGACCCGGAGACAGATGGGGTAAATCAGGAAAACTTCGCGATCATCAACTTCAAGAAAAGAGTGATTCTCATTGGAGGAACGGAGTATTCCGGGGAAATGAAAAAAGGAATCTTCTCGGTATTGAACTTCATGCTACCTCACAATGATGGCGTACTGTCCATGCACTGCTCAGCCAACATGGGCATTGAAAAGCGTGATACGGCCATTTTCTTCGGACTTTCAGGAACTGGTAAAACCACCCTTTCTGCAGATCCTAATCGACTGCTGATCGGTGATGATGAGCACGGTTGGACGGAAAAGAATGTTTTCAACTTCGAAGGAGGCTGCTATGCCAAAGTGATTGATCTTTCCTCAGAAAAAGAACCAGACATTTGGAATGCGATCAAATACGGTGCTATCGTTGAAAACACTGTATTTGAAGGGGCATCCAGAACCGTAGATTATCACAATAGCTCCATCACAGAAAACACCCGTGTTTCTTACCCTTTGGAGCACATTCGCAATGCCATCTCCCCTTCTATCGGAGGCATTCCCAGAAATATTTTCTTTTTGACCTGTGATGCCTTCGGCGTGATCCCTCCTATTCAGCGATTGTCCAAAGGTCAGGCAATGTACCACTTCATTTCAGGTTACACTTCTAAAGTAGCCGGAACGGAAGCTGGAATTACAGAACCCGTACCTGCTTTTTCAGCATGTTTTGGCGCCCCATTCTTGCCACTGCACCCTACCAAATACGCAGAAATGCTAGGCAAGAAAATGGAAGAACATGACGTGAACATCTGGCTGATCAATACAGGCTGGACCGGTGGTGCTTATGGCGTAGGTGAAAGAATCAGCCTGAAGTATACCCGAGCCATGATCACCGCGGCATTAGATGGTGTATTAGATAACGTAGGTTATCGAACACACTCCATTTTCGGAGCTGAGATTCCTTTGACTTGCCCTGATGTTCCTTCGGAGATCTTGAGTCCAAGAGAAACCTGGAAAGATGATCAGGCATTCTACAAGCAAGCCAATGACCTGGCCACGCGCTTCAACGAAAACTTCAGGAAATTTGAAGAGTTCGCTAATGAGGAGATCATGTCAGGAGCACCCAAAGTAAATACGAAATACGTATAG
- a CDS encoding YHYH protein, which yields MLKSILGGLSLLSLLIIISCSEDPIDVPEFGASVSVSTTSTRFAESVGTVTVSVTINTENATGASLSIPVGFSGTATSGTDYQSSTSVSIASGSNEATLTINVTDDEAEEEDETIIITIDPDALPTGVTIGSGSLTLTIEDDDGGGSTTCDNGSNGDSIDQDNRNCTEQAFDKEYSERFNDGGSRIVTTKGLPSHEWGNQIPNLVSELDQSEKTWNMPSIPALAAETTSILRSSNRPEWVFGIALNGVKIDPAPGEPFIFEDQSTGEFNWDWVFEPNNNMQAVGLDCAIAHVQPNGEYHYHGDFAPFADQVLDGLGAGTAQPTSADEAFVGWSGDGFPILYKYGPDAAGNMVELSPSYQLKSGERPGDGNSAPCGEYNGKYTNDYEFVSGAGDLDECNGIAGPVTLTTEASGGTETFDYYYVITEAFPVISRCFSGTPDDSFTLGPP from the coding sequence ATGCTAAAATCCATTTTAGGGGGTCTGTCATTGTTGAGCTTATTGATCATCATTTCATGCTCAGAAGACCCTATTGATGTACCGGAATTTGGTGCTTCGGTTTCAGTTTCTACTACTTCTACAAGGTTTGCAGAGTCCGTCGGAACCGTGACTGTTTCCGTCACGATAAATACTGAGAATGCTACGGGTGCCTCATTATCAATCCCAGTAGGCTTTTCGGGAACGGCTACTTCAGGAACGGATTATCAAAGTTCCACATCGGTATCTATTGCTAGTGGTTCCAATGAAGCGACGTTAACGATCAATGTCACCGATGATGAGGCTGAAGAAGAAGATGAGACCATTATCATAACCATTGATCCAGATGCTCTACCGACGGGTGTTACGATTGGGTCGGGCTCTTTGACCTTGACCATTGAAGACGATGATGGAGGAGGAAGTACCACCTGTGATAATGGTTCTAACGGTGATAGCATCGATCAGGACAATCGTAATTGTACAGAACAGGCTTTTGATAAAGAATACTCGGAGCGATTCAATGACGGTGGATCAAGAATCGTAACAACTAAGGGGTTGCCTTCACATGAGTGGGGTAACCAAATCCCAAACCTGGTTTCTGAGCTAGATCAATCTGAAAAAACGTGGAATATGCCTTCAATCCCCGCGTTAGCTGCAGAAACAACAAGTATACTCCGATCAAGCAATCGTCCGGAATGGGTATTCGGAATTGCATTAAATGGGGTGAAGATTGACCCGGCACCAGGGGAGCCTTTCATTTTTGAAGATCAAAGTACCGGAGAATTCAATTGGGATTGGGTATTTGAGCCCAATAACAACATGCAGGCGGTCGGATTAGATTGTGCCATTGCTCATGTACAGCCGAATGGTGAGTATCATTATCACGGAGACTTTGCACCGTTTGCGGATCAGGTCCTCGATGGGCTGGGAGCCGGTACCGCACAACCAACTTCCGCAGATGAGGCTTTCGTCGGATGGTCCGGGGACGGTTTTCCAATCTTGTACAAATACGGACCCGATGCGGCAGGTAACATGGTTGAATTAAGTCCAAGTTACCAATTGAAGTCTGGAGAACGTCCAGGTGATGGTAATAGTGCTCCTTGTGGTGAGTACAATGGTAAATACACCAATGATTATGAGTTTGTGAGTGGTGCGGGAGATCTGGATGAATGCAACGGGATTGCTGGTCCAGTCACCTTGACTACTGAAGCATCAGGAGGTACAGAGACATTTGATTACTACTATGTGATCACGGAAGCCTTTCCGGTGATTTCACGGTGTTTTTCTGGTACGCCGGATGATAGCTTCACGTTAGGGCCTCCTTGA
- the dnaE gene encoding DNA polymerase III subunit alpha: protein MYLIFDTETTGLPHNKSAPVEDLDNWPRLVQIAWQLHDETGNLISTGNHIVKPEGFTIPFNAEKIHGISTARALEVGEDLKEVLDKFTSDVNRSKVLIGHNIEFDNKIIGAEYLRTENPNILVDFPNIDTSVETVQFCQLQGGIGGRLKQPKLIELYEKLFGEGFGDAHDAAYDVDATAKAFFELLRRAIIPTFDDTEASAITYEAPDLDAANFAWIREEAKSTIGDTHVDAKDIKGPYVHLHVHSQFSVLQATPDVTEIVAKAKENNMPAVAMTDLGNMFGAFKFVRAALAEDLKPVVGCEFFVAEERTKTKFTKDNPDKRFQQVLIAKNKAGYHNLAKLSSYGYIEGLYGLFPRIDKDLMKQYSEGVIALSGGLRGEIPHLILNVGETQAEEALLWYKEVYGDDYYLEINRHGLDEENHLNEVLVAMARKHDIKLVAANELFYLEEKDAQAHDVLICIKENEKQSTPIGRGRGFRPGLPNHNFYFKSQDEMKEAFTDLPEAIENIQEILDKVEPYKLQRDVLLPAFDIPEEFKHAEDEEDGGKRGENAYLKHLTYEGAKKRYPEITDDIRERLDFELATIENTGYPGYFLIVQDFTTEARNMGVSVGPGRGSAAGSAVAYCIGITNVDPIAYDLLFERFLNPDRVSLPDIDIDFDNEGRERVIRYVIDKYGFNQVAQIITYGTMAPKSAIRDAGRVMELPLPDTDAIAKLVPEKPGAKFTSVFKEVPELQELKKKKDLPSQVLNQAVVLEGSLRNTGIHACGVIITPDDMTKFIPMAKAKDSELMVTQFDNSVVEDAGMLKMDFLGLKTLSIIKTAIENVERRFDIKIDIDEVPLDDQKTYELYQRGETNGTFQFESPGMQKHLRSLKPDKFEDLIAMNALYRPGPMEYIPDFIKRKHGQQKIEYDLDDMEEYLAETYGITVYQEQVMLLSQKLAGFSKGEADVLRKAMGKKKRDVLDRMKPKFIEQAMEKGHAEDKLKKIWTDWEAFAAYAFNKSHSTCYSVVAYHTGFLKANYPAEYMASVLTHNQSNNEKIGFFMEECRNLGIKVLGPDVNESDQHFVVNQIGEIRFGMGAIKGTGEAAVQAIIEERNENGKFKDVFDFASRVNLRAVNKKSFETLAKAGGFDCFDTYHRRQYVETDDDGQSLIEKSIKYANKMAQEAASNQASLFGGSGDSSVSLKPRVGHIEPYGEIEKLNIEKEMVGLYITGHPLDQYAFEMKFFTNTEISQLKDLEALRGRDIKMGGVVSNVQHRMTKTGKPFASMTLEDYNDSHTFFLFSDTYLKFKTFLETGWFLYIKGNIGSRWNSEELEFKITNIEYLGDIREKLTKGLELRVHLDDVNDILVNELEGIVSKYPGSGAFRLKVGGKFEERNINLEMISRKNSISPTNDLIKEIESMEQVSYKVLT from the coding sequence ATGTATTTAATTTTCGATACCGAGACCACTGGTCTTCCACATAATAAATCCGCACCGGTCGAAGACCTGGACAACTGGCCCCGGCTGGTACAGATCGCCTGGCAGCTACATGACGAGACGGGTAACTTGATCTCCACTGGAAATCACATTGTGAAGCCGGAAGGATTTACCATTCCCTTTAACGCGGAAAAAATACATGGTATCTCTACTGCCCGAGCCCTCGAAGTGGGTGAAGACTTAAAGGAGGTACTGGATAAATTCACTTCAGATGTCAATCGATCCAAAGTCCTGATTGGACACAACATCGAATTTGACAACAAAATCATCGGGGCAGAATATCTCCGCACGGAAAATCCTAACATCCTTGTTGATTTCCCAAACATTGACACTTCCGTAGAAACCGTTCAGTTCTGTCAATTGCAGGGAGGTATTGGTGGGCGCCTCAAGCAACCTAAGCTGATCGAGCTGTATGAGAAACTATTCGGAGAAGGTTTTGGTGACGCGCACGATGCCGCTTACGATGTGGATGCCACGGCCAAAGCATTCTTTGAACTTTTGCGCAGGGCCATCATCCCCACCTTTGATGATACGGAAGCTTCGGCCATCACTTATGAAGCTCCCGATCTGGATGCCGCCAACTTTGCATGGATCCGTGAAGAAGCGAAGAGTACCATTGGCGATACACACGTTGATGCGAAGGACATTAAAGGTCCGTACGTGCATTTGCACGTCCACTCTCAGTTTTCAGTACTTCAGGCAACACCTGATGTAACGGAAATTGTCGCGAAAGCCAAGGAAAACAACATGCCAGCGGTCGCCATGACGGACCTGGGAAACATGTTTGGGGCTTTCAAATTCGTAAGAGCCGCCCTGGCAGAGGACCTCAAGCCTGTTGTGGGTTGTGAGTTCTTTGTCGCAGAAGAGCGTACCAAAACCAAGTTTACAAAAGACAACCCCGATAAACGTTTCCAGCAGGTACTGATCGCTAAGAATAAAGCGGGTTACCATAACCTGGCAAAGCTGAGTTCTTACGGATACATCGAAGGGCTCTACGGCTTATTCCCCAGGATCGATAAAGACCTGATGAAGCAATACAGCGAGGGGGTCATCGCATTGAGTGGTGGGCTGAGAGGAGAGATTCCTCATTTGATCCTGAACGTGGGTGAAACACAGGCGGAAGAAGCCCTACTTTGGTACAAAGAGGTCTATGGTGACGATTATTATCTGGAAATCAACCGGCACGGACTGGATGAGGAAAACCACCTAAACGAAGTGCTAGTCGCCATGGCTCGAAAGCACGACATCAAGCTGGTGGCTGCCAATGAGTTGTTCTATCTCGAAGAGAAAGACGCCCAGGCACACGATGTATTGATCTGTATCAAAGAGAACGAAAAACAAAGTACGCCAATCGGTCGAGGCAGAGGATTCCGACCAGGGCTACCCAACCATAATTTCTACTTCAAATCGCAGGACGAAATGAAGGAGGCCTTTACGGATTTGCCGGAGGCCATCGAAAACATTCAGGAGATCCTGGACAAAGTAGAACCTTATAAACTTCAGCGAGATGTCCTGCTACCGGCATTTGATATCCCAGAGGAGTTCAAGCATGCTGAAGACGAAGAAGACGGTGGTAAAAGGGGTGAAAATGCCTACTTAAAGCACCTTACGTATGAAGGTGCGAAAAAGCGATACCCGGAAATCACGGATGACATCCGTGAACGGCTTGACTTTGAACTTGCTACTATTGAAAACACAGGGTATCCCGGTTACTTTCTGATTGTACAGGATTTCACCACCGAAGCTCGGAATATGGGTGTTTCCGTAGGGCCAGGTCGAGGTTCTGCTGCTGGATCTGCTGTAGCCTATTGTATCGGGATCACCAATGTCGACCCGATTGCCTACGACCTCCTGTTTGAGCGTTTCCTTAATCCCGATCGGGTGTCGCTTCCTGATATTGATATCGACTTTGACAATGAGGGTCGTGAACGTGTAATTCGTTACGTAATTGATAAATACGGTTTCAATCAGGTTGCACAGATCATTACCTACGGTACCATGGCACCCAAGTCTGCCATCCGGGATGCCGGTAGAGTTATGGAACTCCCCCTACCCGACACAGATGCCATCGCCAAGCTCGTACCGGAAAAACCAGGTGCCAAGTTCACTTCCGTATTTAAGGAAGTACCTGAACTACAGGAACTGAAGAAAAAGAAGGACCTACCCTCTCAGGTGTTGAACCAGGCTGTGGTTCTGGAAGGCTCTCTTCGAAATACGGGTATCCACGCCTGTGGGGTCATCATCACACCCGATGACATGACCAAGTTCATCCCTATGGCAAAAGCCAAGGATTCGGAACTAATGGTCACTCAGTTTGACAACAGTGTGGTAGAGGATGCCGGGATGCTCAAAATGGACTTTTTGGGCCTAAAAACCCTGTCCATCATCAAAACGGCCATCGAAAACGTAGAACGACGTTTTGACATCAAGATCGATATTGATGAAGTCCCTCTGGATGATCAAAAGACCTATGAGCTTTATCAACGAGGAGAAACCAATGGAACATTCCAGTTTGAGTCTCCGGGTATGCAAAAGCACTTGCGGTCACTCAAGCCTGATAAGTTTGAAGACCTCATTGCGATGAATGCCCTGTATCGTCCAGGACCGATGGAATATATCCCTGATTTCATCAAGCGTAAGCACGGTCAACAGAAGATCGAATACGATCTGGATGACATGGAGGAATACCTCGCCGAGACTTACGGGATCACAGTCTATCAGGAGCAGGTGATGCTGCTTTCGCAGAAATTGGCTGGCTTTAGTAAAGGTGAAGCGGACGTCTTGCGGAAAGCCATGGGTAAGAAAAAGCGGGACGTACTGGACAGGATGAAACCCAAGTTCATCGAGCAAGCGATGGAGAAAGGGCATGCAGAGGATAAACTGAAAAAGATCTGGACGGATTGGGAAGCATTTGCCGCCTATGCCTTCAACAAATCACATAGTACTTGTTATTCGGTAGTGGCCTACCACACGGGATTCCTGAAAGCGAATTATCCGGCGGAGTACATGGCTTCTGTGCTTACCCACAATCAGAGTAATAACGAAAAGATCGGCTTCTTCATGGAGGAATGCCGTAACCTGGGCATCAAAGTACTGGGTCCTGATGTCAATGAATCCGATCAACACTTTGTAGTGAATCAGATTGGTGAAATCCGATTTGGCATGGGCGCGATCAAGGGAACTGGTGAAGCAGCGGTACAGGCCATCATCGAAGAGCGAAATGAAAACGGTAAATTCAAAGACGTCTTTGATTTCGCCTCGAGGGTCAATTTGAGGGCAGTGAACAAAAAGTCCTTTGAGACTTTGGCTAAGGCAGGAGGCTTCGACTGCTTTGATACGTACCACAGACGTCAATATGTGGAGACGGATGATGATGGTCAATCTTTGATTGAGAAGTCCATCAAATATGCTAACAAAATGGCGCAGGAAGCTGCCAGTAATCAAGCATCACTTTTTGGCGGTTCCGGAGATTCCAGCGTGTCTCTAAAACCCAGAGTAGGTCATATTGAACCCTACGGTGAAATTGAGAAACTGAACATTGAAAAGGAGATGGTTGGACTCTATATCACCGGACATCCACTCGATCAGTATGCTTTTGAGATGAAATTTTTCACGAATACGGAGATTAGTCAATTAAAAGACCTGGAAGCACTTCGTGGCAGAGACATCAAAATGGGTGGTGTGGTTAGTAATGTGCAACATCGCATGACCAAGACGGGTAAGCCTTTTGCATCCATGACACTGGAAGACTATAATGACAGTCATACGTTCTTCCTTTTCTCAGACACCTACCTGAAATTCAAGACTTTCCTGGAAACAGGGTGGTTCCTATACATCAAAGGAAACATCGGTAGCCGATGGAACAGTGAAGAGCTAGAGTTCAAGATAACCAACATCGAATACCTGGGAGATATCAGAGAGAAGTTAACCAAAGGACTGGAATTAAGGGTACATCTGGATGATGTCAATGATATTCTGGTCAATGAATTGGAAGGAATCGTCTCCAAATATCCGGGAAGTGGTGCATTCCGATTGAAAGTAGGAGGCAAATTCGAAGAGCGGAACATCAACTTGGAAATGATCAGCCGGAAGAATTCTATCTCACCTACGAATGACCTGATCAAAGAGATCGAATCAATGGAACAAGTGAGTTATAAGGTGTTGACTTGA
- a CDS encoding nucleoside transporter C-terminal domain-containing protein — protein MDILHGIFGLAVLIGIGYLFSADKSRVSWRLVGVGVAMQAIIALLIAYVPFINQFFSWVSGGFVTFLGFGLNGAEFLYGDLARNSDAGTGIKHNLGFLFAFQALPTVIFFSAVTAGLYYLGVLQKIVYVFAWVMTKTMRLSGAESLSAAGNVFLGQTEAPLLVKPFIGKMTNSELNCLMTGGMATIAGSVLGAYVSFLGGGDPEQQRIFATYLLSASIMNAPAAIVMAKLFMPENHPDKIDSSLSVSKESVGVNLVDALASGASDGLKLALNIAGMLLAFIAIIFALNWVLVDGIGEWFGLNAWVVSTTNGAFEGFSLEYILGQVFRIFAFLMGVEWSETIKVGSLLGQKTVINEFVAYLSLAEMKASGLLSDKSILISTYALCGFANFSSIAIQIGGIGGMAPKRQSDLSKLGFRALVGATLATMMTATIAGMLMG, from the coding sequence TTGGACATCCTACACGGCATTTTTGGCCTTGCGGTACTGATTGGTATCGGGTATTTATTTTCGGCGGATAAAAGTCGTGTAAGTTGGAGATTGGTTGGGGTAGGTGTTGCTATGCAAGCGATCATTGCTTTGCTGATCGCCTATGTCCCATTCATCAATCAGTTTTTTTCCTGGGTCAGTGGTGGTTTCGTTACATTTTTAGGGTTTGGACTTAATGGAGCCGAATTTTTGTACGGAGACCTTGCTAGAAATAGCGATGCCGGAACGGGGATCAAACATAACCTTGGATTCTTATTTGCTTTCCAGGCTTTACCTACTGTTATTTTCTTTTCAGCAGTGACCGCTGGTTTGTATTACTTAGGGGTACTACAGAAGATTGTTTACGTTTTTGCCTGGGTCATGACTAAAACGATGCGACTTTCTGGTGCAGAAAGTTTATCTGCGGCAGGTAATGTTTTCCTTGGGCAAACCGAAGCGCCGCTTTTGGTAAAACCCTTTATCGGGAAGATGACCAATTCGGAGTTGAATTGTCTGATGACAGGGGGAATGGCTACCATCGCAGGAAGTGTACTGGGCGCATATGTCTCTTTTTTGGGTGGGGGTGATCCGGAACAACAACGCATATTCGCTACTTATTTATTAAGTGCTTCGATCATGAATGCCCCGGCGGCTATTGTAATGGCGAAGCTTTTTATGCCAGAAAATCATCCGGATAAAATTGATTCTTCATTATCTGTCAGCAAGGAAAGTGTAGGTGTCAATTTGGTGGATGCCTTGGCTAGTGGAGCGTCTGATGGACTCAAGCTCGCTTTGAATATCGCGGGGATGTTATTGGCATTTATTGCGATCATTTTTGCCCTTAACTGGGTACTGGTGGACGGAATAGGAGAGTGGTTTGGGCTTAATGCCTGGGTGGTTTCCACAACAAATGGTGCTTTTGAGGGTTTTTCATTAGAATATATTCTTGGGCAGGTCTTTCGAATATTCGCCTTCCTTATGGGCGTGGAATGGTCTGAGACGATCAAGGTAGGAAGCCTGCTAGGGCAAAAAACAGTAATCAATGAGTTTGTTGCTTACCTAAGCCTTGCAGAAATGAAAGCTTCCGGTTTACTTTCCGATAAAAGTATTCTGATCTCTACCTATGCCTTGTGTGGGTTTGCCAATTTTAGCTCGATTGCTATCCAAATCGGTGGTATAGGTGGAATGGCTCCCAAACGTCAGTCTGACTTAAGTAAGCTTGGTTTCAGAGCATTAGTCGGTGCGACGTTGGCCACCATGATGACCGCTACCATCGCTGGTATGTTGATGGGGTAG
- a CDS encoding bifunctional nuclease family protein, giving the protein MADRIKLEILGLSSSQSQSGSFALVLGETGGNRRLPIIIGMFEAQAIAIEIEKIVPNRPMTHDLFKSFAASFDYDIKEIYISDLKEGVFFAKVICEGEKGTIEIDSRPSDAIAIGLRFDVDIYTSEAILDEAGIVLTEEGDSEVTSEMEDLAELEEDEPKKVGDMNSEELRELLDEALNNEDYEQAAKIRDELNRRN; this is encoded by the coding sequence ATGGCAGATAGAATAAAATTAGAAATACTAGGCTTATCCTCCAGTCAGTCACAATCAGGGTCGTTTGCCCTGGTGCTTGGTGAGACTGGAGGAAATCGCCGTTTGCCCATCATCATCGGGATGTTTGAGGCTCAGGCGATTGCTATTGAAATAGAGAAGATTGTGCCCAATCGACCGATGACACATGATCTTTTCAAATCTTTTGCAGCAAGTTTCGATTACGACATCAAGGAGATCTACATTTCCGATCTAAAAGAAGGTGTATTCTTTGCAAAAGTGATTTGCGAGGGAGAAAAAGGCACCATCGAGATTGATTCGCGTCCTTCCGATGCAATTGCGATCGGCCTGAGATTTGACGTGGATATCTACACCAGCGAGGCGATTCTGGATGAGGCGGGCATTGTGCTTACGGAAGAAGGAGACAGTGAGGTGACTTCTGAGATGGAGGACCTGGCGGAACTGGAAGAAGATGAGCCGAAGAAAGTTGGCGACATGAATTCGGAAGAATTGCGTGAATTGTTGGATGAGGCGTTGAACAACGAAGATTACGAACAAGCCGCCAAAATCAGAGACGAACTGAATCGAAGAAATTAA
- a CDS encoding electron transfer flavoprotein subunit alpha/FixB family protein, producing the protein MAVVAFVELDEGNVKKSSLEAVSYAAHIESDVTAVVFGTIADGGLDEIGKAGATKILHASDEKLAQPNIMAYASAIAEAVEAEGAQLLVMSKSSLGDPVSARVAIKTNAALVSNVAELPDSSNGFTVKRSIYTGKAFANTTVEGDRKILTLKKNASPIKEDGGAAAVEAFSPALSDADFAVKVTSQEKATGDVLLPEADIVVSGGRGLKGPENWGIIEDLAKTLGAATGCSKPVSDMDWRPHHEHVGQTGVKVAPSLYVAVGISGAIQHLAGVNSSKTILVVNKDPEAPFFKAADYGICGDAFEVLPKLTEAIKASQG; encoded by the coding sequence ATGGCAGTAGTAGCATTTGTAGAACTAGATGAGGGTAACGTAAAGAAATCCTCTTTAGAAGCGGTGAGTTACGCAGCTCACATTGAATCAGACGTGACAGCTGTTGTTTTTGGTACGATAGCCGATGGTGGATTGGATGAGATCGGGAAAGCCGGTGCCACCAAGATCCTTCACGCGAGTGATGAGAAATTGGCACAGCCTAATATCATGGCCTATGCTTCGGCCATCGCAGAAGCGGTTGAAGCAGAAGGTGCTCAATTATTGGTGATGTCTAAATCATCTTTGGGCGATCCTGTATCAGCTCGAGTTGCGATCAAGACCAACGCGGCATTGGTTTCGAATGTGGCTGAATTGCCAGATTCATCTAATGGATTTACCGTGAAAAGAAGCATTTACACCGGTAAAGCTTTTGCAAATACCACCGTAGAAGGTGATCGCAAGATCCTTACCCTAAAGAAAAATGCCTCTCCAATCAAAGAAGATGGCGGAGCGGCAGCAGTAGAAGCGTTCTCTCCTGCTTTGTCTGATGCTGATTTTGCAGTGAAAGTAACCAGTCAGGAAAAAGCAACGGGTGATGTGTTGTTACCTGAAGCAGATATTGTTGTATCCGGGGGGAGAGGTTTGAAAGGGCCTGAGAACTGGGGCATCATTGAAGACCTGGCAAAAACACTAGGTGCAGCAACGGGTTGTAGCAAGCCGGTATCCGATATGGATTGGAGACCTCACCATGAGCACGTAGGCCAAACCGGTGTAAAAGTTGCACCATCTTTGTACGTAGCTGTTGGAATCTCCGGTGCTATTCAGCATCTTGCCGGTGTGAACTCTTCAAAAACCATTCTTGTCGTGAATAAAGATCCCGAGGCACCCTTCTTTAAGGCAGCGGATTATGGTATTTGTGGCGATGCTTTTGAAGTGTTACCCAAACTTACTGAGGCTATAAAAGCCAGTCAGGGATAA
- a CDS encoding electron transfer flavoprotein subunit beta/FixA family protein: MKILVCITHVPDTTSKIAFTDNNTKFDSTGVQYIIGPYDDYALARAVELKEQHGGSITVLNVGEAETEPTIRKALAIGADDAIRVNAFPSDAFFVARQIANAAKEGGYDLILMGRESIDFNGGQVHGMVGEMLGIPSVSPVMLLDIEGDQAKIAREIEGGKEYMELPLPFVAGCQEPIAEWKIPNMRGIMSARSKPLNVVEPDSDEVKTAVKEFELPPAKSEVKMVDPDNVQELVDLLKNEAKVL; the protein is encoded by the coding sequence ATGAAAATACTTGTCTGTATCACGCACGTGCCGGACACAACTTCAAAGATTGCCTTCACGGACAATAACACAAAGTTCGACTCAACAGGTGTTCAATACATCATCGGCCCTTATGATGATTATGCTTTAGCCAGAGCAGTAGAGCTGAAAGAGCAGCATGGTGGTTCAATTACCGTACTGAATGTAGGTGAAGCAGAGACTGAGCCTACGATCAGAAAAGCTTTGGCCATCGGTGCAGATGATGCCATCCGGGTAAATGCTTTCCCGAGTGACGCATTTTTTGTGGCCAGACAAATTGCTAATGCGGCTAAAGAAGGTGGTTATGACCTCATTTTGATGGGAAGAGAATCCATCGACTTCAATGGTGGTCAAGTTCACGGTATGGTAGGTGAGATGCTAGGCATCCCTTCCGTTTCTCCGGTAATGTTGCTGGACATTGAAGGTGATCAGGCCAAAATTGCTCGCGAGATCGAGGGTGGAAAAGAATACATGGAATTGCCATTGCCATTTGTGGCAGGTTGCCAGGAGCCGATTGCAGAGTGGAAAATCCCGAACATGCGCGGTATCATGTCTGCCAGATCGAAGCCTTTGAATGTGGTGGAGCCTGATAGCGATGAAGTGAAAACGGCTGTGAAGGAATTTGAATTGCCCCCAGCGAAGAGTGAAGTGAAAATGGTGGATCCTGACAATGTACAGGAATTGGTAGATTTATTGAAAAACGAAGCAAAAGTATTGTAA